A window from Trinickia violacea encodes these proteins:
- a CDS encoding superinfection immunity protein, translating into MQGGIVAQTVELVIALAVYFLPAIIADRRKRHDILVLALFNACLGWTVVGWIIALFWALQPNPPADVADDVNKKRRLISLSTFSKGLAERVQARAAKRDRARN; encoded by the coding sequence ATGCAAGGCGGAATCGTCGCTCAAACCGTCGAGTTGGTGATTGCGCTTGCCGTTTACTTCCTGCCGGCAATCATCGCCGACCGGCGCAAACGTCACGATATCCTCGTCCTCGCGCTCTTCAACGCCTGCCTCGGGTGGACCGTCGTCGGCTGGATCATCGCGCTCTTCTGGGCCCTCCAGCCGAATCCTCCGGCCGATGTCGCCGACGATGTCAACAAAAAGCGCCGCCTCATCAGCCTCAGCACGTTTTCCAAGGGGCTCGCCGAACGCGTGCAGGCACGGGCGGCGAAGCGCGACCGGGCGCGTAATTGA
- a CDS encoding LysE family translocator produces MPDFPRLAAFGLIALGMVLTPGPNMIYLISRSICQGRAAGLISLAGVALGFVFYMLCAAFGITVLVLAVPYAYDALRFGGALYLLYLAWQAVKPGGRSPFEVRDLPKDSPRKLFAMGLATNLLNPKAAVLYLSLLPQFIDPAHGSVLRQSLALGTTQIVISICVNATIAIMAGSIAAFLGDRPAWIKVQRWLMGTVLAGLALRMATEARR; encoded by the coding sequence ATGCCCGACTTTCCCCGTCTCGCCGCGTTCGGCCTGATTGCCCTCGGCATGGTGCTCACGCCCGGCCCGAACATGATCTACCTGATTTCCCGCTCGATCTGCCAGGGCCGCGCCGCCGGCCTGATCTCGCTTGCCGGTGTCGCCCTCGGTTTTGTCTTTTATATGCTGTGTGCCGCATTCGGTATTACGGTGCTCGTGCTCGCCGTGCCGTATGCGTATGACGCGCTACGTTTCGGCGGCGCGCTCTATCTGCTGTATCTCGCCTGGCAAGCCGTCAAACCCGGCGGACGCTCGCCGTTCGAAGTGCGCGATCTGCCCAAGGACAGCCCGCGCAAGCTGTTCGCGATGGGGCTCGCCACCAATCTGCTGAATCCGAAGGCGGCGGTGCTGTACTTGTCGCTGCTGCCGCAATTCATCGATCCCGCGCACGGCAGCGTGCTCAGGCAATCGCTCGCACTGGGGACGACGCAAATCGTCATCAGCATCTGCGTCAATGCGACGATCGCGATCATGGCGGGCTCGATCGCGGCGTTTCTCGGCGACCGACCCGCCTGGATCAAGGTCCAGCGCTGGCTGATGGGTACGGTGCTCGCGGGGCTCGCGCTGCGGATGGCGACTGAAGCGCGGCGTTGA
- a CDS encoding cytochrome P450, whose translation MNSIDPIRAVVHANPYPYYAELAARSPFVFEPRLRLWVASSAAAVTEVLEHPELQVRPAAEPVPKAIAGAPSGEVFARLARMNDGAAHRAPKLALRRALGSLDLQIVTLRARRIAERSERDLRRPGDVSAWLFEMPVQVVASLLGFADDVLPEVAAWMADFVACLSALSTPEQLACANDAALRLVQCVKTLVADAAAGNDVRGGRLPDATSMEGASLVALVQREAQSTGWDDADALIANLVGLLSQTYDATAGLIGNAVVALMTQAGVEDEVRRTPRKLADLIRETSRFDASVQNTRRFAATETTVCGERVEAGAAILVLLAAANRDPAANARPHEFLLDRDDCRVFGFGHGIHACPGDQLAYAIASTAIDVLLDRTTLAHRNDLAWTYRASANLRLPIFAEVREARSAAGGD comes from the coding sequence ATGAACTCAATCGATCCTATCCGCGCGGTCGTTCACGCCAATCCCTACCCTTATTACGCCGAGCTTGCGGCTCGTTCGCCCTTCGTGTTCGAGCCGCGGCTGCGGTTATGGGTGGCGTCGAGTGCGGCTGCGGTCACCGAGGTGCTCGAGCATCCCGAGTTGCAGGTGAGGCCCGCAGCCGAGCCTGTGCCGAAAGCGATTGCGGGTGCGCCGTCGGGCGAAGTGTTTGCACGGCTCGCTCGCATGAACGATGGCGCGGCTCATCGGGCGCCTAAGCTCGCCTTGCGGCGTGCGCTCGGCAGTCTCGATTTGCAAATCGTGACGCTGCGGGCGCGCCGCATCGCCGAACGTTCCGAGCGTGATTTGCGACGGCCAGGCGATGTGTCGGCATGGTTATTTGAAATGCCGGTGCAGGTCGTCGCGTCGCTGCTTGGATTTGCCGATGACGTGTTGCCCGAGGTCGCCGCATGGATGGCCGATTTCGTCGCCTGTCTTTCGGCTTTGAGCACGCCAGAGCAGCTTGCTTGTGCGAACGACGCCGCGCTTAGGCTCGTGCAGTGCGTCAAGACGCTGGTGGCGGATGCCGCCGCCGGCAATGATGTCCGCGGCGGCCGTTTGCCGGACGCGACGTCGATGGAAGGTGCATCACTCGTTGCCCTCGTGCAGCGTGAAGCGCAGTCCACCGGTTGGGACGACGCCGATGCGTTGATCGCGAACCTCGTTGGCCTGCTGTCGCAAACCTACGACGCGACCGCCGGCCTGATCGGCAACGCCGTCGTCGCGCTGATGACGCAGGCGGGAGTGGAAGACGAGGTGCGGCGCACGCCGCGCAAGCTTGCCGATTTGATTCGCGAGACGAGCCGTTTCGATGCCTCGGTGCAAAACACGCGGCGCTTTGCTGCGACCGAAACCACGGTCTGCGGCGAGCGGGTCGAAGCCGGCGCGGCGATTCTCGTGCTTCTCGCGGCGGCGAACCGCGATCCGGCCGCGAATGCGCGACCGCATGAATTCCTGCTCGATCGGGACGATTGCCGCGTATTCGGGTTCGGCCACGGCATCCATGCATGTCCAGGCGACCAACTGGCCTACGCCATCGCATCGACCGCCATCGACGTGCTGCTCGATCGCACCACGCTTGCGCACCGCAACGACCTCGCTTGGACTTATCGCGCGTCGGCCAATCTGAGGCTGCCTATATTTGCCGAGGTGCGAGAAGCACGGTCAGCGGCAGGCGGCGACTAG
- a CDS encoding YodC family protein — MLTATCTQMAQFFVGDVVTLKVGGPRMTITDVGPVQFADGDWLRCQWFDDRGELRQDLFSRDDVKREPRSISPGSVHLRSYASPIRNAF, encoded by the coding sequence ATGCTTACAGCTACCTGTACACAGATGGCACAGTTTTTCGTAGGCGACGTGGTGACGCTCAAAGTGGGCGGACCGCGCATGACCATTACTGATGTTGGACCCGTGCAATTCGCCGATGGCGATTGGCTGCGCTGCCAGTGGTTCGACGACCGTGGCGAGCTGCGCCAGGACCTGTTCTCGCGGGACGACGTCAAACGCGAACCGCGCTCCATTTCTCCGGGTTCCGTGCATTTGCGCAGCTACGCGAGTCCTATCCGTAACGCCTTCTAA
- a CDS encoding PLP-dependent aminotransferase family protein, producing MDYALLVSTYAHENKERGLTQQRLLYECLRHAILDGRLAQGSRLAATRALSEELRMARNSVLYAYERLADEGFVVATRQGSEVARVGLPRRDPAPVAEGPDVALARRVDGLHRERVVHDEQKPFRLGIPALDEFPLGAWRASLDRAWRTVGPQHLGYGNVEGHPALRHAIAEHLKVSRGVRCEIDQVFITDGTQSSLDLCARLFADVGATVWLENPGYNGARAAFRSAGLQIVPMPVDADGIAPGADDWRRVPPKLIYVTPSHQYPLGSVLSLERRLWLIEHARQAGTWIIEDDYDSEFRHDGPPLPAVQGLAADAPVIYLGTFSKTMFPALRLGFMVVPASLTAAIRSPLGALARRGRPADQIALADFIDSGLYTRHLRRMRRLYAERRNALADALRTQLGGMLTVSAGAGGMHLSAQLTAPVADVDVCAAARGAGLIVPPLSAYCLPCVDIARYNGLALGYAGVPAEKIDGLVQQLAQILESFKANR from the coding sequence ATGGACTATGCGCTGCTCGTTTCGACCTACGCACACGAGAACAAAGAGCGCGGGCTCACGCAGCAGCGGCTGCTCTACGAGTGCCTGCGCCACGCGATCCTCGACGGGCGGCTCGCGCAGGGCAGCCGGCTCGCTGCAACGCGCGCGCTCTCCGAAGAGCTGCGCATGGCGCGCAATTCGGTGCTGTATGCCTACGAGCGGCTCGCCGACGAGGGCTTCGTCGTCGCGACGCGGCAGGGATCGGAAGTGGCGCGCGTCGGTCTGCCGCGACGCGATCCCGCGCCGGTCGCCGAGGGCCCGGACGTGGCGCTCGCGCGGCGCGTCGACGGGCTCCACCGCGAGCGCGTCGTACACGACGAGCAAAAGCCGTTTCGCCTCGGCATCCCGGCGCTCGACGAGTTTCCGCTTGGCGCATGGCGTGCCTCGCTCGATCGCGCGTGGCGCACCGTTGGCCCGCAGCATCTCGGTTACGGCAACGTCGAGGGGCATCCGGCGCTCAGGCACGCGATTGCGGAGCATCTGAAGGTGTCGCGCGGCGTGCGCTGCGAAATCGACCAGGTCTTCATCACCGACGGCACGCAAAGCAGCCTCGACCTGTGCGCGCGTCTTTTCGCCGACGTGGGCGCGACCGTATGGCTCGAGAATCCTGGATACAACGGCGCGCGTGCCGCATTCAGGTCGGCCGGCTTGCAGATCGTGCCGATGCCGGTCGATGCGGACGGCATCGCGCCGGGCGCCGACGATTGGCGGCGCGTGCCGCCGAAGCTGATCTACGTGACACCGTCGCACCAGTATCCGCTCGGCAGCGTGCTGAGCCTGGAGCGCCGCCTGTGGCTGATCGAGCACGCGCGCCAGGCCGGCACGTGGATCATCGAAGACGACTACGACAGCGAGTTCCGCCACGACGGCCCGCCTTTGCCCGCGGTGCAGGGGCTCGCCGCCGACGCGCCGGTCATTTATCTCGGCACGTTCAGCAAGACGATGTTCCCGGCGCTGCGGCTCGGTTTCATGGTCGTGCCTGCCTCGCTGACGGCCGCGATCCGCTCGCCGCTTGGGGCGCTCGCGCGGCGCGGACGCCCCGCCGACCAGATCGCGCTGGCCGATTTCATCGACAGCGGGCTTTACACGCGACACCTCCGGCGCATGCGGCGCCTTTACGCCGAGCGCCGCAACGCGCTCGCCGATGCGCTTCGCACGCAGTTGGGCGGGATGCTGACGGTATCGGCCGGCGCGGGCGGCATGCATCTGAGTGCGCAACTGACGGCGCCGGTCGCCGATGTCGACGTCTGCGCGGCCGCGCGCGGCGCGGGTTTGATCGTGCCGCCGCTTTCCGCCTACTGCCTGCCGTGCGTCGATATAGCACGCTACAACGGTTTAGCACTTGGATATGCTGGCGTGCCGGCCGAGAAAATCGACGGACTCGTCCAGCAGCTGGCCCAGATTCTCGAGAGTTTCAAAGCAAATCGTTAA
- a CDS encoding pyridoxamine 5'-phosphate oxidase family protein, protein MTQAAAPAVAPATDRTRVRRAADRGRYDTDTLHSIVDAAYVCHIAFNDDTGTHCIPTACWREDDHLYIHGSNGSRMLKVAAAGTQVCVTITHIDGLVLARSAFNHSMNYRSAVIYGVFERVPNEHKAARLDAFMEKLAPGRSLEARPGDENELAATTMLRISLEEAACKIRTGGPHDDEGDLSREVWAGVLPMAVVAQTPIPDGPMNHLPDYVAKWAAA, encoded by the coding sequence ATGACCCAGGCCGCCGCTCCCGCTGTTGCCCCCGCCACGGACCGCACCCGCGTTCGCCGCGCCGCCGATCGCGGCCGCTACGACACCGACACGCTTCATTCGATCGTCGACGCCGCCTACGTCTGCCACATCGCCTTCAACGACGACACCGGCACGCACTGCATCCCGACCGCCTGCTGGCGCGAGGACGACCATCTCTACATCCACGGCTCGAACGGCAGCCGCATGCTGAAGGTCGCGGCCGCAGGCACGCAGGTCTGCGTGACGATCACGCATATCGACGGTCTCGTGCTCGCGCGCTCGGCGTTCAATCATTCGATGAATTACCGGTCCGCGGTGATCTACGGCGTGTTCGAGCGCGTGCCCAACGAGCACAAGGCGGCCCGTCTCGATGCGTTCATGGAAAAGCTCGCGCCCGGCCGCTCGCTCGAAGCGCGCCCTGGCGACGAGAACGAACTGGCCGCCACGACGATGCTGCGGATTTCGCTCGAAGAAGCGGCATGCAAGATCCGCACGGGCGGCCCGCACGACGACGAAGGCGACCTGTCGCGCGAGGTCTGGGCGGGCGTCCTGCCGATGGCGGTCGTCGCGCAAACGCCGATTCCGGATGGACCGATGAACCACCTGCCCGACTACGTCGCGAAGTGGGCTGCAGCGTAG
- a CDS encoding phosphoribosyltransferase → MPRPILPLTYEHLDHWIESLQPALLAEGFAMAVGILRGGAPLALMVSHAVGTPVAFLRYERATRTVAWDCSLPVPPRGAKVLLCEDISGRGFTMADCIAFLEQHGLVVKTLTAAFDELSRVRPDYGNDAVGYFALFPWERQAHTERYRSDWERTVVAGQGQMTDDHHYAACAIDLDGILLPDIPLARYDEDLAAALNERDALLPFDILPGIEIGAVRAIVTGRPETDRDRTQAWLDRHGFRGPELVMRDPACHGEGPDGAAAHKAEAVHALGVTHFIESDPAQAILISRLAPLLRVIWWDAHARRGTLVTAADWR, encoded by the coding sequence ATGCCCAGACCGATCCTCCCCCTGACGTACGAACATCTCGACCATTGGATCGAATCGCTGCAACCGGCACTCCTCGCCGAAGGCTTCGCCATGGCCGTCGGGATCTTGCGCGGCGGCGCGCCGCTCGCGCTGATGGTGTCGCACGCCGTAGGCACGCCGGTCGCGTTCCTGCGCTATGAGCGCGCCACGCGCACGGTCGCATGGGATTGCTCGCTGCCGGTTCCGCCGCGCGGCGCGAAGGTTTTGCTGTGCGAAGACATCTCGGGCCGCGGCTTCACGATGGCCGACTGCATCGCGTTTTTGGAGCAGCACGGCCTCGTCGTGAAGACGCTGACCGCCGCCTTCGACGAGCTGAGCCGCGTGCGCCCCGACTATGGGAACGATGCGGTCGGCTATTTCGCGCTCTTCCCGTGGGAGCGCCAGGCGCATACCGAGCGCTATCGATCGGATTGGGAGCGCACCGTCGTCGCGGGCCAAGGGCAGATGACGGACGACCACCATTACGCCGCCTGCGCGATCGACCTCGACGGCATCCTGCTGCCGGACATCCCGCTCGCACGCTATGACGAGGACCTCGCCGCCGCCTTGAACGAGCGCGACGCGCTGCTGCCCTTCGACATCCTGCCCGGCATCGAGATCGGCGCGGTTCGCGCGATCGTCACCGGCCGCCCCGAAACGGACCGCGACCGCACGCAGGCGTGGCTCGACCGGCACGGCTTCCGCGGCCCCGAACTCGTCATGCGCGACCCCGCGTGTCACGGCGAAGGCCCGGACGGCGCCGCCGCGCACAAAGCCGAAGCCGTGCACGCGCTCGGCGTCACGCATTTCATCGAAAGCGACCCTGCGCAGGCGATCCTGATCTCCCGGCTCGCGCCGCTTCTGCGGGTGATCTGGTGGGACGCGCACGCGCGCCGGGGCACGCTCGTCACCGCCGCGGATTGGCGCTGA